ATCGCCCCGTCGATCCGGGTGGCGGTGCGGTCCTCCACGCCGTAGGCGCGGATGGTCGTGGCCCCGACGATCGCCTCGCTGATGGCGCCCAGGAGGTCGCCGACGCGCTCCCGCACCGCGCCGTAGGAGCGGCCCAGCACCGGCTGCAGACGCCGGACCAGCAGCACCAGCGGGAGCAGGCAGAGGTAGACGACGGCCGCGAGGACCGGGCTGTAGACGACCATGAGGATCGTGGCCAGGACGATCTGGGCCGAGCTGACGAGCAGCATCAGCCCGCCGAACTGCACGAACATCGAGATGGTGTCGACGTCGCTGGTGACGCGGGAGACCAGCGCGCCCCGGCGCTCGGTGCTCTGCGTCAGCACGGACAGGTCGTGGATGTGGCGGAACGCCTTGAGCCGCAGCGTGGCCAGCCCCGACTCGGCGGCCCGGAAGAGCCGGACGTTGACGGCGTACTGCGCCAGCGAGGTGAAGAGCACCACGACGGCGGCGATCCCGATGGCGGCGAGGACGAAGCCCACGTCGGGTCCACCCTCGGCCTGGATGCCGTTGTCGGTGGCCTGCTGCACGACGAAGGGGATGACGACCCGGCCCACGGTCGCCACCAGGGCCAGGGCGACGGTCAGCCACAGCCCGACCTTCAGCTCCGGGGACAGCTGCAGGCCACGGCGCAGCGTCGCCCCCACGCCGAGCTGGCTCTGACCGTCGATCCGGCTCGACTCCCTGGTCCCGGCCGTGCTCATGCGCCCTCCTCCTGCCGCGTCACGGCGGCCCGCTCGGCCGCCTCCCTCGAGTAGGCCTGGACCAGGTCGGCGTAGCCCCGGCACCGGCCCAGCAGCTCGCCGTGCGACCCCTGGTCCACCACGGCTCCGTGCTCCATGTAGACCACCTCGTCGGCGAGGAGGATCGTCGCCAGGCGGTAGGCGACGACGAGGACGGTCATGCCGCCCCGGGCCTCGCGCAGGCCGGTGAGGATGGCCTGCTCCACGGACGGGTCGACGGCGCTGGTGGCGTCGTCCAGCACCAGCAGCCGTGGCCGGCGCCAGATGGACCGGGCGAGGGCGATGCGCTGCCGCTGCCCGCCGGAGAGCGTCCCGCCACGCTCGCCGATGACGGTGTCCAGGCCGGCCGGCAGGGAGCGCACGAACTCGTCGGCCTGGGCGATGCGCAGCGACTCCCAGACGGCCTCGTCGTCGGAGTCCTCACCGAGGGTAATGTTGCCCCGGACCGTGTCGTCGAACATGAAGGTCTGCTGGGCCACCAGCGCGGCGCTGGCCGGCAGTTGCCCCCGGGCGAGGTCGCGCGCCTCGACGCCGTCGAGGCGGACCGAGCCGGTGTCGGCGTCGACGAGCCGCAGGGTGAGGTTGGCCAGGGTGCTCTTGCCCGACCCCGTCGGGCCGACGAGGGCGACGGTGCCGCCCGACGGGACGTCGAGGCTGACGCCCCGGATCGTCGGACGCTCCTCGCCCACGTGGGCGTAGGTCACCCCGGCGAGGCGGGACGAGGCAGGGTCGCCTCCGGGCAGCGCGGAGCTGCCGTACGACATACCCCCCTCGGCCTGCAGCACGTGCTGCACCCGGTCGTGCCCCACCACGGAACGGGGGATCTCCGCCAGCACCCAGCCCAGCGCACGGACCGGGAAGGCGAGGATGGAGAAGAGGTAGGCCATCTGCACGACGTCGGCCGCGTCGAGGTCGCCCCGCGACACCTGCCACGTGCCGACCCCGAGCACGGCGAGCGTGCCCAGCGTGGGGATCGCCTCGATGACCGGCTCGAACACGCCGCGGGTGCGGCCGACGAGGATGAGCGCGTCGCGCAGCTCGTAGGTCTTGGCCCGGAAGCGCGCCGTCTCCTGGTCCTCCCGCCCCATCGCCTTGACCACGAGGCCGGCCTCGAAGGACTCGTGCGCCACCTCCGCCACCTCGGCGCGCAACTGCTGGGCCCGGGTGATGCGCGGCGACATGACCCGCTGGAAGACGAGGTTGGCGGCGAACAGGCCCGGGAAGACGAGCAGACCCAGCACCGCCAGCAGCGGGTCGACGAGCACCATCATGGTGCCCGCGATGACGAGCATGAAGATGACGCCGATCGCCATCGGCAGCGGGTTGAACACCTGCCAGGTGGCCTCCACGTCGGCGTGCGCGTTGGACAGCAGCTGCCCCGAGGGGTGGGCGTGGTGCCACGACAGCGGCAGCCGGAGGTACTGGCGGGTCACCCGCTGGCGGTAGTCGGCCTGCAGGTTGAAGCCGGCGATCGTGGCGTAGACCCGACGCAGGATCACCCCGGTCACGTTGACGACCAGGACGGCCACGAGCACCCCGAAGATGGTCCACAGCCCGGCCGCCTCGATGCGCCGGGCGCCGACGGCGGGCTCGACCACCTCGGCGGTCAGCCAGCCGATCGCGCCGGCGGTGCCCACCGTCGCCGCGGCCCACAGGACCGAGCCCACCACCGCGACCGAGACGGGCCGTCGCTGGGCGCGCATGCCGCCCCAGATGACCCGCAGCCCCCGCCGCAGCACGGCTCGGTCGGCAACGGGACGCGGAACCGGCGCGCTGGAGGCATGGGCGGACATGGAGAAGGGGCCTCCTGGAAGAGGTAGGTGGGTGAGAGCCGGTGACCTATCCAACCACGCGTGCCTGACAGACCTTCCCGTGGTTCGATGACGGTATGCCGCACACCCCTGACCTCCTGCGCGAGCTCATCGCGACGACCGCCCTCGAGCTCGGCCCGGACGCCCCCACGCTGTGCGACCCGTGGTCGGTCCGGGACCTGCTCGCCCACCTCGTCGTCCGCGAGTCCCGGGTCGACGCGCTCCCGGGCGTCGGCCTGCCCGTCCCGGCGCTGCAGCGGCACACCGCGAAGGTGCAGGACCGGGCCGCGGACCGGCCGTTCGAGGAGCTGGTGGACGCCGTGCGCGGGGGGCCGGCCCCGTGGTGGCCGACCCGCCTGCCCGTCCTGGACCGCGCGGTCAACGTGGCCGAGCTGTGCATCCACCTCGAGGACATGGCCCGG
This genomic window from Serinicoccus chungangensis contains:
- a CDS encoding ABC transporter ATP-binding protein, with translation MSAHASSAPVPRPVADRAVLRRGLRVIWGGMRAQRRPVSVAVVGSVLWAAATVGTAGAIGWLTAEVVEPAVGARRIEAAGLWTIFGVLVAVLVVNVTGVILRRVYATIAGFNLQADYRQRVTRQYLRLPLSWHHAHPSGQLLSNAHADVEATWQVFNPLPMAIGVIFMLVIAGTMMVLVDPLLAVLGLLVFPGLFAANLVFQRVMSPRITRAQQLRAEVAEVAHESFEAGLVVKAMGREDQETARFRAKTYELRDALILVGRTRGVFEPVIEAIPTLGTLAVLGVGTWQVSRGDLDAADVVQMAYLFSILAFPVRALGWVLAEIPRSVVGHDRVQHVLQAEGGMSYGSSALPGGDPASSRLAGVTYAHVGEERPTIRGVSLDVPSGGTVALVGPTGSGKSTLANLTLRLVDADTGSVRLDGVEARDLARGQLPASAALVAQQTFMFDDTVRGNITLGEDSDDEAVWESLRIAQADEFVRSLPAGLDTVIGERGGTLSGGQRQRIALARSIWRRPRLLVLDDATSAVDPSVEQAILTGLREARGGMTVLVVAYRLATILLADEVVYMEHGAVVDQGSHGELLGRCRGYADLVQAYSREAAERAAVTRQEEGA
- a CDS encoding TIGR03085 family metal-binding protein, which codes for MPHTPDLLRELIATTALELGPDAPTLCDPWSVRDLLAHLVVRESRVDALPGVGLPVPALQRHTAKVQDRAADRPFEELVDAVRGGPAPWWPTRLPVLDRAVNVAELCIHLEDMARAQPGWEPTQLPEGVAEQLWATLRTTGRMLYRSAPCGVVSVAPGHGRVALRRPPDGTGTVVLTGAPLELLLHAFGRERVAQVGTEGEDRDVEALAAHRRSA